One window from the genome of Pedobacter schmidteae encodes:
- a CDS encoding YafY family protein, which translates to MNRIDRLFGILLLLQTKKYISADRIADQFQISTRTVYRDIKALLEQGVPISFEQPKGYYIVQGYFLPPVSFTSDEANALLIMERLVSRFGDKSIFTNYTSALNKVKAVLKHTQKEKLELLNESIKFQLNPEWFNDEFDHLSDLQNAISDKCIIEIDYQNQNKESSKREVEAIGLIFYAYNWHLIAWCHLRKEYRDFRVSRIVKVRNLNLPFRKTDHMQVSEYMKVLPVSH; encoded by the coding sequence ATGAACAGAATAGACCGACTTTTTGGGATCCTTTTATTATTGCAGACTAAAAAATATATTTCTGCAGATAGAATTGCTGATCAGTTTCAGATCAGTACGCGAACGGTATACCGCGACATAAAGGCACTGCTGGAACAAGGTGTTCCCATCAGTTTTGAACAGCCCAAGGGCTATTATATTGTACAGGGGTATTTTTTGCCTCCTGTGTCATTTACTTCAGATGAGGCCAATGCTTTACTGATTATGGAACGTTTGGTGTCCCGATTTGGAGACAAGTCTATCTTTACCAATTATACTTCCGCCTTGAATAAGGTTAAAGCGGTATTAAAACATACTCAAAAGGAAAAACTGGAATTGCTCAACGAAAGCATTAAGTTTCAATTGAACCCCGAATGGTTCAACGACGAATTTGATCACCTCTCTGATCTGCAAAATGCCATCTCCGACAAATGTATTATAGAGATCGATTACCAGAATCAAAATAAAGAAAGCAGCAAGCGCGAAGTTGAAGCTATCGGACTCATATTTTATGCCTACAACTGGCATCTCATTGCCTGGTGCCATCTTCGTAAAGAATACCGCGACTTCAGGGTCTCGCGTATTGTAAAAGTTAGAAACCTGAACCTGCCCTTCAGAAAAACCGATCATATGCAGGTTAGTGAATACATGAAGGTTTTGCCTGTCAGCCACTAA
- a CDS encoding amidohydrolase family protein: MISHISAAYIYPVTGNPIKNGVLAVDPMGIIKAVYTEEQAKERQINHITHYKGLLTPGFVNTHCHLELSSLKGKIAKGTGLPEFVQSVIKLRRADEDETNQAMISADAELYANGVVAVGDISNLPISKALKSDSSIYYFTFLELMGFNPTMAQKAIENAKRLKNDFAPLPVSLVPHAPYSVSAELFNEIASYSQFQDGPLSIHNQETADENLFFEQKAGGFLRLFEFLGQDIGFYTPSGKTSLHTYLPLLSPQLKTLLVHNTYTSAEDVAYATCIHPNLYWCLCPKANLYIENRLPDVNMMRKAGIKITLGTDSLASNDGLSILSEMNVLQERFDVPVEELLRWATFNGAEFLEIAQRFGSFEEGKQPGVNLIDFTEKDGKVILGNKVRRLF; this comes from the coding sequence ATGATTTCGCATATTTCAGCAGCATATATATATCCTGTAACCGGCAATCCTATTAAAAATGGTGTACTTGCGGTTGATCCTATGGGGATAATCAAAGCAGTTTATACAGAGGAGCAAGCAAAAGAAAGACAAATTAACCATATCACTCATTACAAAGGTTTGTTGACTCCAGGCTTTGTGAATACACATTGTCACCTCGAATTGTCTAGCCTTAAGGGGAAAATTGCGAAAGGAACAGGTTTGCCCGAATTTGTGCAATCGGTGATCAAATTGCGCCGTGCTGATGAAGACGAAACGAACCAGGCTATGATCAGTGCAGATGCTGAATTATATGCTAATGGGGTGGTTGCTGTTGGGGATATTTCCAATCTGCCAATCTCCAAAGCCTTAAAATCAGATTCGTCAATTTATTACTTTACTTTTTTAGAACTGATGGGGTTTAACCCTACAATGGCGCAGAAGGCGATAGAAAATGCAAAACGGCTGAAAAACGACTTTGCTCCTTTGCCTGTTTCCCTGGTGCCACATGCCCCATATTCTGTCTCGGCTGAGTTATTTAACGAGATTGCCAGTTATAGCCAGTTTCAGGATGGGCCATTGAGTATTCATAATCAGGAAACCGCTGATGAGAACCTGTTTTTTGAACAAAAAGCGGGAGGCTTTTTAAGGCTGTTTGAATTTCTGGGACAGGATATCGGCTTTTATACCCCTTCAGGTAAAACTTCATTACATACCTATCTGCCTCTTTTATCGCCTCAATTAAAAACGTTACTGGTACATAATACTTATACGTCGGCCGAAGATGTGGCTTATGCTACCTGCATTCATCCCAATTTGTATTGGTGCCTGTGCCCAAAAGCAAATTTATATATAGAAAACAGGTTACCTGATGTGAATATGATGCGTAAGGCCGGTATAAAAATTACGCTGGGGACGGATAGTCTGGCCAGTAATGACGGACTGAGTATTTTATCGGAGATGAATGTGTTGCAGGAGCGTTTTGATGTGCCGGTTGAAGAGCTACTGAGATGGGCAACATTTAATGGAGCCGAGTTTTTGGAAATAGCGCAGCGCTTTGGTAGTTTCGAAGAAGGCAAGCAGCCAGGCGTAAATCTGATTGATTTTACGGAAAAAGATGGGAAAGTGATTTTAGGAAATAAGGTTAGGCGCTTGTTTTAG
- a CDS encoding nitronate monooxygenase family protein: MANKITELFGIRYPVVQAGMIWCSGWRLASAVANAGGLGLIGAGSMYPEVLRDHIRKCKAATSKPFGVNVPLLYPDIDEIMQIIVEEGVRIVFTSAGNPATWTSFLKERGITVVHVIANAKFAVKAETCGVDAIVAEGFEAGGHNGREETTTMCLVPMIRDMVKIPLIAAGGIGSGRAMLAAMALGADGVQVGSAFAIAEESSAHERFKNRIIQAVEGDTRLSLKKLVPVRLLKNEFADVVAGAESDGADAEVLKRMLGRARAKMGMFEGDIEQGELEIGQVSAMLKEIKPAAEILNAIWEEFLLEKERLSGMRF; the protein is encoded by the coding sequence ATGGCAAATAAGATTACTGAGCTTTTTGGAATAAGGTATCCGGTTGTACAAGCTGGTATGATCTGGTGTAGCGGTTGGCGACTTGCTTCGGCGGTTGCGAATGCTGGTGGACTGGGGCTTATTGGTGCAGGGTCTATGTATCCGGAGGTTTTGCGGGATCATATCCGGAAATGTAAAGCGGCTACAAGTAAGCCCTTTGGAGTGAATGTGCCCTTATTGTATCCGGACATTGACGAAATTATGCAGATTATTGTGGAGGAAGGTGTGCGTATTGTGTTCACCTCGGCCGGTAATCCGGCTACCTGGACCAGTTTTTTAAAGGAAAGAGGAATTACTGTGGTTCATGTCATCGCAAATGCGAAATTTGCAGTTAAAGCGGAAACATGTGGGGTAGATGCCATTGTAGCCGAAGGCTTTGAGGCCGGAGGGCACAATGGGAGGGAAGAAACCACAACCATGTGCCTGGTTCCAATGATACGCGATATGGTTAAAATACCGCTTATTGCGGCCGGTGGGATTGGTAGTGGCAGGGCAATGCTGGCTGCTATGGCTTTGGGCGCAGATGGGGTACAGGTCGGCTCTGCATTTGCCATAGCCGAAGAGTCGTCGGCACATGAACGCTTTAAAAACCGGATTATTCAGGCTGTGGAAGGAGACACCAGATTGAGCCTGAAAAAATTAGTCCCGGTTCGGTTGCTTAAAAATGAATTTGCAGATGTTGTGGCGGGAGCCGAATCAGATGGTGCTGATGCAGAGGTGCTTAAAAGAATGTTAGGGCGGGCGCGAGCAAAAATGGGTATGTTTGAAGGAGATATAGAGCAGGGAGAACTGGAAATAGGTCAGGTATCAGCTATGCTGAAAGAAATTAAACCTGCTGCAGAGATATTAAATGCAATCTGGGAGGAGTTTTTGCTGGAGAAGGAACGACTGTCCGGCATGAGGTTTTAA
- a CDS encoding acylphosphatase has product MEKKHITIKITGKVQGVSFRAVTKVVADQMGVRGMIRNEADGSVYIEAEGDDTLLEVFTDWCNEGTDRAKIEHVEITPGELKNYRNFEIIKK; this is encoded by the coding sequence ATGGAAAAAAAACACATTACAATAAAAATTACAGGTAAAGTACAAGGGGTATCTTTTAGGGCGGTGACCAAGGTGGTGGCCGATCAAATGGGGGTTAGGGGAATGATCAGAAATGAAGCCGATGGTAGCGTGTATATAGAAGCTGAAGGTGATGATACTTTGCTGGAGGTATTTACCGACTGGTGCAACGAAGGTACAGACCGAGCTAAGATTGAGCATGTAGAAATAACCCCGGGTGAACTGAAGAACTATCGTAATTTTGAAATTATTAAGAAATAG
- a CDS encoding polysaccharide biosynthesis C-terminal domain-containing protein → MSVVKKFLGQTAVYGISTVFSRLFNFILTPIYTGKFAAGTYGIFTTMYAYASLINAVLAFGMESTYFRYLNKYEDRKQDVYNNSFLCIAFISTLFLITGLVFSSSIAAYLTDSPKQLQDYKTYVQLFIGILFVDAICVIPFAKLRADNKAFKYSLIKFLNIGCFVGFNLVFIYIIPMIIAQGWPLADWLATWYRGIWVGYVFVANLIASMLTLVMLLPEFLKLRFRFDRPLFGKMFSYSWPILVANLSFIVNENLDKIVLSRLLPDGVADHEVGIYGAVCKIAIFISIFITAFRLGAEPFFFSHAKNANAKKTYATILHYFVIALALLFVGLIANIEVLKYFIRKSEYWVGLPAVPYLLFGYVCLGIYMNLSIWYRLSDQTRFGLYISIVGAVITIVMNFVLIPKYSYMGSAWVSMLAYFVMMVISYVLGQKYYPIPYDLKRILVYLFTAIVLVVLSFWVFNRNIYIGNGLLLLFFAGIIYFEKDQLKLILTKK, encoded by the coding sequence ATGTCAGTAGTAAAAAAGTTTTTAGGACAGACTGCAGTTTATGGTATCAGTACTGTTTTTTCAAGGCTGTTTAACTTTATCCTGACACCAATTTATACCGGTAAATTTGCCGCAGGTACCTATGGTATATTTACCACGATGTATGCCTATGCCTCATTAATCAATGCGGTGCTGGCTTTTGGAATGGAAAGTACCTATTTCAGATACCTGAATAAGTATGAGGACAGAAAACAGGATGTGTATAACAACTCTTTTTTGTGTATTGCATTTATCTCTACGCTGTTTTTAATCACAGGCCTGGTATTCTCCAGCTCAATTGCAGCCTATTTAACCGACAGCCCCAAACAATTACAGGATTATAAAACATATGTGCAGCTTTTTATTGGGATACTGTTTGTAGATGCGATATGTGTTATCCCCTTTGCAAAGCTTAGGGCAGATAATAAAGCTTTTAAGTATAGCCTGATCAAATTTCTGAACATTGGCTGTTTTGTAGGTTTTAATCTGGTTTTTATTTATATCATTCCAATGATCATTGCGCAGGGTTGGCCTTTGGCCGATTGGTTAGCGACGTGGTATCGTGGGATATGGGTGGGTTATGTTTTTGTGGCTAACCTGATTGCCAGTATGCTGACACTTGTGATGTTGCTGCCCGAATTTCTGAAGCTGAGGTTTCGGTTTGACCGGCCTCTGTTTGGTAAGATGTTTTCTTATTCCTGGCCTATTCTGGTGGCCAATTTGTCCTTTATTGTGAATGAAAACCTTGATAAAATTGTGCTGAGCAGGCTGCTGCCGGATGGAGTAGCAGATCATGAAGTAGGGATTTACGGGGCTGTTTGTAAGATTGCAATATTCATCAGCATCTTCATTACAGCATTCAGACTAGGTGCTGAGCCTTTCTTTTTTAGCCACGCAAAAAATGCTAACGCTAAAAAGACATACGCTACCATTTTGCATTATTTTGTAATCGCCCTGGCATTGTTGTTTGTTGGATTAATTGCCAACATTGAGGTGCTTAAATATTTTATCCGCAAAAGTGAATACTGGGTTGGACTGCCGGCAGTACCCTATTTATTGTTTGGTTACGTCTGCCTAGGAATTTATATGAACTTATCCATCTGGTATCGTTTATCTGATCAAACCCGCTTTGGCTTATACATTTCTATCGTAGGCGCCGTTATTACTATTGTGATGAATTTTGTACTGATTCCAAAATATAGTTATATGGGCTCGGCCTGGGTGTCCATGCTGGCCTATTTTGTAATGATGGTAATTTCGTATGTATTGGGACAAAAGTATTATCCGATACCTTATGATCTGAAAAGAATCCTGGTTTACCTGTTCACCGCTATCGTATTGGTAGTGCTCTCTTTTTGGGTATTTAACAGGAATATCTATATTGGCAATGGCCTGCTATTGCTATTTTTTGCAGGGATTATTTATTTTGAAAAAGATCAGTTGAAACTTATATTGACGAAGAAATGA
- the dut gene encoding dUTP diphosphatase has protein sequence MNINIINKSAHALPQYETAHAAGMDLRAHIETEITIKPLQRVLVPTGLYIELPVGFEAQIRPRSGLAYKHGISIVNSPGTIDADYRGEIKVLLVNLSDTDFVVNNGDRIAQMVIARHETVSWNAVDELSDTVRGAGGYGHTGK, from the coding sequence ATGAATATAAATATTATTAATAAATCGGCACATGCCTTACCCCAGTATGAGACGGCTCATGCTGCGGGAATGGATTTACGTGCACATATAGAAACAGAAATTACGATTAAACCTTTACAACGGGTATTGGTTCCAACTGGTTTATATATAGAACTTCCGGTAGGATTTGAAGCGCAAATCAGGCCACGTAGCGGTTTGGCATATAAACATGGTATCAGCATAGTAAATTCTCCCGGTACTATTGATGCAGATTACAGAGGCGAGATTAAAGTGCTGCTGGTAAATTTGTCGGACACCGATTTTGTGGTAAATAATGGCGATAGAATTGCACAGATGGTTATCGCAAGGCATGAAACAGTTAGTTGGAATGCTGTCGACGAACTGAGTGATACCGTCCGGGGTGCAGGTGGTTATGGTCATACCGGCAAATAA
- a CDS encoding lipopolysaccharide assembly protein LapB, whose product MRYKVLMLVLLAYVSESFAQKPVVDTAMIKTLFFAGLRNKLNEDYSKANENFNQILVLDPQNAAVYYEIAVVNYRQNNLPEAEMAIKKATTLEANNTWYWMMMAEVYKRKGDMDAMAVALNQLIRLSPDKVEYYFDRSNAYLLAGKVAEAMKGYDELEKKFGASDELSRARRRVTSGAERGSKKDQAVVAAPESEMILLAESLYKKGDLPAALAQFKLVLQSDEQPYKAWEQALNIQLLLKQYKDAIKTAESALAIYPNQAILYYFMALALQQDHQNEPALIQVKSALQLDAENGVYLELYGDILYLMGDKEHAINQWKKAKAAGNGSEKLNKKINERKYLE is encoded by the coding sequence ATGAGGTACAAAGTGTTGATGTTGGTTTTGTTAGCCTATGTTTCTGAATCATTTGCCCAGAAGCCCGTGGTAGATACTGCCATGATTAAAACACTTTTTTTTGCCGGCTTGCGAAATAAGCTGAATGAAGATTATAGCAAGGCGAATGAGAATTTTAACCAGATACTTGTATTGGACCCACAAAATGCCGCGGTTTATTATGAGATTGCAGTGGTAAATTACCGGCAGAATAATTTGCCGGAGGCCGAAATGGCTATAAAAAAAGCCACAACCCTTGAAGCCAACAATACCTGGTACTGGATGATGATGGCCGAAGTGTACAAACGGAAGGGGGATATGGATGCCATGGCAGTTGCATTAAACCAGCTCATCAGGCTTTCACCAGACAAGGTCGAATATTATTTTGATCGGTCTAATGCTTACCTGCTGGCCGGTAAGGTTGCAGAGGCCATGAAAGGTTATGACGAACTGGAGAAAAAGTTTGGAGCTTCTGATGAGTTGTCAAGGGCACGGCGACGGGTAACCTCAGGTGCCGAAAGAGGTAGTAAGAAAGATCAGGCTGTGGTAGCAGCGCCAGAGTCGGAGATGATATTACTGGCCGAGAGTTTATATAAAAAAGGTGATTTGCCGGCTGCGCTGGCTCAGTTTAAATTGGTATTGCAGAGTGATGAGCAACCTTACAAGGCTTGGGAGCAGGCTTTAAACATACAATTGTTGTTGAAGCAGTATAAAGATGCCATCAAAACGGCCGAATCAGCATTAGCAATTTATCCCAACCAGGCTATTTTGTATTATTTTATGGCTTTGGCCCTGCAGCAGGATCACCAAAATGAACCCGCTTTGATACAGGTAAAATCGGCCTTACAGTTAGATGCCGAAAATGGCGTTTATTTGGAGTTGTATGGTGATATCCTCTATTTGATGGGTGATAAGGAACATGCAATCAACCAATGGAAAAAGGCAAAAGCTGCTGGGAATGGGTCGGAGAAATTAAATAAAAAGATCAATGAGCGGAAATATTTGGAATAA
- a CDS encoding DUF4292 domain-containing protein: protein MSGNIWNNFLWLCLLSVVLLACKTRKATVPRPVVPVATELSNKKAENLVLLRSKDFTFNTLAVKAKAKLDIGGSKNNATMNIRMEKGRKIWVSITVLAGMEVARALITPDSIKVRNNFQNVYLKQPFSYIHKFTNKQVSFDWLESILSGNTIADFLNENADVEENNGRWLLKGEKGTLDYKVFFDGLIKVTENNINDVNAGQALKVLYNGAYQDLGGWLFPGRLAINSMSGTKTVNIELEYYNVERNVPLEFPFSVPGKYEVIN, encoded by the coding sequence ATGAGCGGAAATATTTGGAATAACTTCTTATGGCTATGCCTGCTTTCGGTAGTCTTGCTGGCTTGTAAAACCAGAAAGGCAACAGTGCCCAGACCGGTGGTGCCTGTAGCAACTGAGCTGAGCAATAAAAAGGCGGAAAACCTTGTCCTGCTCAGGTCTAAAGATTTTACCTTCAATACCCTGGCGGTGAAAGCAAAAGCAAAACTGGATATTGGCGGTAGCAAGAACAATGCAACCATGAACATCAGGATGGAAAAGGGGCGTAAAATTTGGGTAAGTATTACCGTATTGGCGGGCATGGAGGTGGCCAGGGCATTAATTACTCCGGATAGCATTAAGGTTCGGAACAATTTTCAAAATGTATATTTAAAACAACCTTTCAGCTATATTCATAAATTTACCAATAAACAGGTGAGTTTTGATTGGCTGGAATCTATCTTATCAGGCAATACTATCGCCGATTTTTTAAATGAAAATGCGGATGTTGAAGAAAACAATGGACGCTGGTTATTAAAAGGTGAAAAAGGAACGCTCGACTATAAGGTGTTTTTTGATGGTTTGATAAAAGTAACTGAAAATAACATCAATGATGTGAATGCCGGTCAGGCTTTAAAGGTGCTGTATAACGGGGCCTATCAGGATCTGGGTGGCTGGTTATTTCCGGGCAGACTTGCCATAAATTCAATGAGCGGTACTAAGACCGTAAATATCGAGCTGGAATATTACAATGTAGAACGCAATGTTCCACTTGAATTTCCGTTTAGTGTTCCAGGGAAGTATGAAGTAATAAACTGA
- a CDS encoding murein hydrolase activator EnvC, with product MKQSKFLFLLLFILSTSVAFAQSSSELKRKKEAIQREIELLQRNLNKTANNKKLTLSQINALNTKISLMQNKITVINSEIKNLDNQIHENTNTVINLKGQLGQLKKEYAAMIRFAQRNKNAYDKMMFIFAAKDFNQAYKRIKYLQQFGQYRKKQAGYIQGTQKDLNYKIGVLDKNLKEKSSLLHEQENEKDKLGKDKTQQSAVLNKYSKQEKQFRQDIASRKKQQAQLDRSIRAAIVREIELERKRAEEAARIAAAKAKAAAEAAAAKARAENKPAPATAAPVAKPKANSSGYLAATPEAAKLSAAFESNRGALPWPVASGSITESFGKHKEGQASYDNAGVTIQTAEGAGVRAVFNGKVSKVGNALGRYYVLIKHGQFFTVYQNLRSVSVSAGDDVTTKQNIGTVASSGDIPELQFQIYRGAVAQNPASWIAR from the coding sequence ATGAAGCAAAGCAAATTTCTCTTCCTCCTGCTATTTATATTGTCCACATCAGTTGCATTTGCCCAAAGCAGCTCGGAACTTAAAAGAAAAAAAGAAGCGATACAAAGAGAAATTGAGTTGCTGCAGCGGAATCTGAATAAGACGGCGAACAATAAGAAGCTAACCTTAAGCCAGATCAATGCCTTAAATACCAAAATAAGCTTAATGCAGAATAAGATCACGGTAATCAATTCCGAGATCAAAAACCTGGACAATCAGATTCATGAGAATACCAATACGGTAATTAACCTGAAAGGGCAGCTGGGGCAGCTGAAGAAGGAGTACGCTGCTATGATCAGGTTTGCCCAACGCAATAAAAATGCTTATGATAAAATGATGTTCATTTTTGCAGCAAAAGATTTTAACCAGGCTTATAAGCGGATTAAATATCTGCAGCAATTTGGGCAATACCGAAAAAAACAAGCTGGATACATACAGGGTACTCAAAAGGATTTGAATTATAAAATTGGTGTTTTGGATAAAAACCTGAAAGAAAAGAGTAGCCTTTTGCATGAACAGGAAAACGAAAAAGATAAACTGGGCAAGGATAAAACTCAGCAATCAGCAGTACTGAATAAATATAGTAAACAGGAAAAGCAATTCAGACAAGACATTGCCAGTCGCAAAAAACAGCAGGCGCAGCTGGATAGAAGCATTCGTGCGGCAATTGTACGTGAAATTGAATTGGAACGTAAACGTGCTGAAGAAGCAGCCAGAATTGCTGCTGCAAAAGCAAAGGCCGCTGCCGAGGCTGCCGCTGCAAAAGCCAGGGCCGAAAATAAGCCGGCGCCGGCTACCGCCGCTCCTGTAGCTAAACCAAAAGCAAATAGTAGTGGCTACCTGGCTGCAACACCGGAAGCGGCAAAACTGTCGGCCGCGTTTGAAAGCAATAGGGGGGCTTTGCCGTGGCCTGTCGCTTCAGGATCTATCACCGAAAGTTTTGGTAAGCATAAAGAGGGACAGGCGAGCTACGATAATGCGGGGGTAACCATACAAACGGCAGAGGGAGCTGGGGTAAGGGCAGTATTTAATGGGAAAGTGAGTAAGGTAGGAAATGCTTTGGGTAGATATTATGTATTGATTAAGCACGGACAGTTCTTTACAGTATACCAGAATTTGAGGTCGGTAAGTGTGAGTGCAGGAGATGATGTGACCACAAAACAGAACATCGGAACCGTGGCTTCTTCAGGAGATATCCCTGAATTGCAGTTTCAGATTTACAGAGGGGCAGTAGCGCAGAATCCGGCATCCTGGATTGCCAGATAA
- a CDS encoding twin-arginine translocase TatA/TatE family subunit, giving the protein MYTGTLVEFLNMGGGEIMLILAVVLLLFGGKKLPELARGLGKGLRDFKDASEGVKREIHRNINAAGITDEINDFKSTFNDADNSRHHPYEYKPEDNSVNHREETGGSFDEQTGHDHGSSYAGHTAPDENAAGTAPADHNENTKIETDKTKL; this is encoded by the coding sequence ATGTATACAGGCACGTTAGTGGAATTCTTAAATATGGGTGGGGGTGAGATCATGCTGATCCTTGCGGTAGTACTTTTGTTATTTGGAGGTAAAAAATTACCTGAATTGGCAAGAGGACTTGGGAAGGGGCTGAGAGATTTTAAGGATGCATCTGAAGGCGTTAAGCGTGAAATTCATAGAAACATCAATGCTGCGGGGATTACTGATGAGATTAATGATTTTAAGTCAACTTTTAATGATGCTGATAACAGCAGACATCATCCATATGAATATAAGCCCGAAGATAATTCAGTGAACCACAGGGAAGAAACTGGGGGTAGCTTTGACGAACAAACAGGCCATGATCATGGCAGTAGTTATGCTGGTCATACGGCACCGGATGAAAATGCAGCGGGTACAGCACCTGCTGATCATAATGAGAACACAAAAATAGAAACAGATAAAACTAAACTTTAA
- a CDS encoding twin-arginine translocase TatA/TatE family subunit has product MFDTTILAFGLGGGEIAVIVVIVLLLFGGKKIPELMKGLGKGIKEFKDGKDGLDETPEQNRTNKPL; this is encoded by the coding sequence ATGTTTGACACAACAATATTAGCTTTTGGATTGGGTGGCGGAGAGATTGCTGTCATTGTAGTAATTGTATTGCTACTTTTTGGAGGTAAAAAAATTCCTGAGCTTATGAAAGGGCTTGGAAAAGGTATCAAAGAATTTAAAGACGGCAAAGACGGTTTGGATGAAACTCCTGAACAAAACCGTACAAACAAGCCTTTGTAG
- the gatA gene encoding Asp-tRNA(Asn)/Glu-tRNA(Gln) amidotransferase subunit GatA, whose translation MKKYSSLQEIQTLIGQKKLSLPELLDHYFKQIEKHEHLNAFNEVFFYSANLQAKAVQEKIDAGTAGKLAGMVIGIKDNICYKDHQVTASSKMLEGFVSPYSSTVVERLINEDAVIIGRLNCDEFAMGGSNETSYYGPVKNAADWEKVAGGSSGGSAVAVQADLCLSALGTDTGGSVRQPAAFCGCIGLKPTYGRISRYGVIAYASSFDQVGTITSSVSDAAVLLEVLAGADEHDSTVAKLTVPDYEEGLKNGGAKKIAVLKESLESEALDADIKEAILRAIEEFKAEGHTVEYVSFDLLDYLVPAYYVLTTAEASSNLSRYDGVHYGHRNLEATSLNELYKQSRAEGFGEEVKRRILLGTFVLSAGYYDAYYQKAQQVRRLIREKMEEMLSRFDIVISPVTPTPAFNIGENIDDPLVMYLADIFTVLASLTGIPAIAIPLGNNMNGLPLSIQLMARHFGEQELLSLSHAFLSRKNVDQLTNQAN comes from the coding sequence TTGAAGAAGTATAGCTCCTTACAAGAGATACAAACGCTTATTGGGCAAAAAAAGCTCAGTTTGCCAGAGTTATTAGATCATTATTTTAAGCAAATAGAAAAACATGAACACCTCAATGCGTTTAATGAGGTGTTTTTTTATTCTGCAAACCTTCAGGCTAAAGCTGTACAGGAAAAGATAGATGCCGGAACTGCCGGTAAACTGGCAGGGATGGTGATCGGAATAAAAGACAATATCTGCTATAAAGACCATCAGGTCACTGCATCTTCCAAAATGCTGGAGGGTTTTGTTTCTCCCTATTCCTCAACAGTGGTTGAAAGGCTGATCAATGAGGATGCTGTAATCATTGGCAGGTTGAACTGTGATGAGTTTGCGATGGGTGGATCCAATGAAACTTCCTACTACGGACCGGTTAAAAATGCTGCAGATTGGGAGAAGGTTGCTGGCGGATCGTCAGGTGGTTCGGCAGTAGCTGTACAGGCAGATTTGTGCTTGTCGGCCCTGGGTACCGATACTGGTGGTTCAGTTAGACAGCCAGCTGCTTTTTGTGGTTGCATAGGTTTAAAGCCAACTTATGGAAGGATCTCCAGATACGGAGTGATTGCCTATGCCTCGTCATTTGATCAGGTAGGAACCATTACTTCTTCGGTAAGTGATGCTGCTGTTTTGCTGGAAGTGCTGGCAGGAGCAGATGAACACGATAGTACTGTAGCGAAACTAACTGTGCCGGACTATGAGGAGGGATTGAAAAATGGAGGCGCTAAGAAGATTGCTGTTTTAAAAGAAAGCTTGGAAAGTGAGGCCCTTGATGCTGATATTAAAGAAGCTATATTACGGGCTATTGAAGAATTTAAAGCAGAGGGACACACCGTAGAATATGTTTCTTTTGATTTATTGGACTATCTGGTACCTGCTTATTATGTGCTCACCACAGCCGAAGCTTCTTCTAATTTATCTCGTTATGATGGGGTGCATTACGGGCATCGAAATCTGGAAGCTACAAGCTTAAACGAACTTTACAAACAATCCAGAGCTGAAGGCTTTGGAGAAGAAGTAAAGCGTCGCATTTTGCTGGGGACGTTTGTATTGAGTGCAGGTTATTATGATGCTTACTATCAGAAGGCGCAGCAGGTAAGGCGATTGATCAGAGAAAAAATGGAAGAAATGCTGAGCCGTTTTGACATTGTGATTAGTCCTGTGACCCCTACGCCGGCCTTTAATATTGGTGAAAATATAGATGATCCGTTGGTGATGTATTTGGCCGATATCTTTACAGTTTTGGCATCTTTAACAGGAATTCCTGCAATTGCAATCCCTTTGGGCAATAATATGAATGGATTACCGTTAAGTATACAATTAATGGCGCGACATTTTGGGGAGCAGGAGCTATTGTCTTTGTCCCATGCTTTTTTGAGCAGGAAAAATGTTGACCAGTTAACAAACCAGGCAAACTAA